The following are encoded in a window of Streptomyces sp. Go-475 genomic DNA:
- the rplU gene encoding 50S ribosomal protein L21 — protein sequence MYAIVRSGGRQHKVAVGDIVEVDKISTAKVGDTVELSTLLVVDGDAVTSDPWVLAGIKVQAEVVDHHKGQKIDILRYKNKTGYRRRQGHRQQYTAIKVTEIPTAAK from the coding sequence GTGTACGCCATCGTGCGCAGCGGTGGTCGCCAGCACAAGGTTGCTGTCGGCGACATCGTTGAGGTTGACAAGATTTCCACTGCCAAGGTTGGCGACACGGTCGAGCTCTCGACCCTGCTCGTTGTCGACGGCGACGCCGTGACCAGCGACCCGTGGGTGCTGGCCGGCATCAAGGTCCAGGCCGAGGTCGTGGACCACCACAAGGGGCAGAAGATCGACATTCTGCGCTACAAGAACAAGACCGGTTACCGCCGTCGCCAGGGCCACCGCCAGCAGTACACGGCGATCAAGGTCACCGAGATCCCCACGGCTGCGAAGTAA
- a CDS encoding bifunctional cytidylyltransferase/SDR family oxidoreductase, translated as MSQHIAKPRTTAVILAGGTGQRVGLSIPKQLLKIAGKAVIEHTLTTFENAESIDDIIVLMAPGYVPDVEKIVAKAGFKKVSKIIEGGSTRNETTERAISALGEGLAEGEDVNVLFHDAVRPLLSQRVIDDCVAALERYQAVDVAIPSADTIIVTRTHGEDGEFITEIPDRSRLRRGQTPQAFKLSTIKRAYEVAAGDPNFQATDDCSVVLKYLPDVPIHVVAGDEYNMKVTQPVDVFIADKLFQLASTAAPEQVSEEAYRELLTGKTVVVFGGSYGIGKDIAELAESYGATVYALGRSTTGTHVENPEEVDDALSKAYAETGRIDYVVNTAGVLRIGKLAETDNATIEEALKVNYLAPVQIARSSYKYLSETKGQLLLYTSSSYTRGRAEYSLYSSTKAAMVNLTQALSDEWAGDGVRVNCINPERTATPMRTKAFGQEPAGSLLSSEAVARTSLDVLLSELTGHVIDVRQQDPTAGAARASGFEQALASVLDRQDGV; from the coding sequence GTGTCCCAGCACATAGCCAAGCCCCGTACCACCGCAGTGATCCTGGCCGGTGGCACCGGTCAGCGGGTGGGTCTGTCGATCCCCAAGCAGCTGCTGAAGATCGCCGGCAAGGCAGTCATCGAGCACACCCTGACCACCTTCGAGAACGCCGAGTCCATCGACGACATCATCGTGCTGATGGCGCCGGGCTATGTGCCCGATGTCGAGAAGATTGTCGCGAAGGCCGGATTCAAGAAGGTCTCGAAGATCATCGAGGGCGGCTCCACGCGGAACGAGACCACCGAGCGCGCCATCTCCGCCCTGGGCGAGGGCCTGGCCGAGGGCGAGGACGTCAACGTCCTCTTCCACGACGCCGTGCGCCCCCTGCTGTCGCAGCGCGTCATCGACGACTGCGTCGCGGCGCTGGAGCGCTACCAGGCGGTCGACGTCGCCATCCCGTCCGCGGACACCATCATCGTCACGCGCACGCACGGCGAGGACGGCGAGTTCATCACCGAGATCCCGGACCGCTCCCGGCTGCGCCGCGGCCAGACCCCGCAGGCCTTCAAGCTGTCCACGATCAAGCGGGCCTACGAGGTCGCCGCCGGCGACCCCAACTTCCAGGCCACCGACGACTGCTCCGTGGTGCTCAAGTACCTGCCCGACGTGCCGATCCACGTCGTCGCGGGTGACGAGTACAACATGAAGGTCACCCAGCCCGTCGACGTCTTCATCGCCGACAAGCTCTTCCAGCTCGCCTCCACGGCCGCGCCCGAGCAGGTCTCCGAGGAGGCCTACCGCGAGCTGCTGACCGGCAAGACGGTCGTCGTCTTCGGCGGCTCCTACGGCATCGGCAAGGACATCGCCGAACTCGCCGAGTCCTACGGCGCCACGGTCTACGCGCTCGGCCGCTCCACCACCGGCACCCACGTGGAGAACCCGGAGGAGGTCGACGACGCGCTGTCCAAGGCGTACGCCGAGACCGGCCGCATCGACTACGTCGTCAACACCGCCGGCGTGCTGCGCATCGGCAAGCTCGCCGAGACCGACAACGCCACCATCGAAGAGGCGCTGAAGGTCAACTACCTGGCCCCGGTGCAGATCGCCCGTTCGTCGTACAAGTACCTGTCCGAGACCAAGGGCCAGCTGCTGCTCTACACCTCCAGCAGCTACACCCGCGGCCGCGCCGAGTACAGCCTCTACTCCTCGACCAAGGCCGCGATGGTGAACCTCACCCAGGCCCTGTCCGACGAGTGGGCCGGCGACGGCGTCCGCGTCAACTGCATCAACCCCGAGCGCACCGCCACCCCGATGCGCACCAAGGCCTTCGGCCAGGAGCCGGCGGGCTCCCTGCTGTCCTCCGAGGCCGTGGCCCGCACCTCGCTGGACGTGCTGCTGTCCGAGCTGACCGGCCACGTCATCGACGTCCGCCAGCAGGACCCGACGGCCGGCGCCGCCCGGGCGTCCGGCTTCGAGCAGGCGCTGGCCTCGGTGCTGGACCGGCAGGACGGCGTGTAA
- a CDS encoding alkaline phosphatase D family protein, whose translation MTGAVSPDRRRFLTAGAAALGAAASAQLWVPAAARAAETPLPDGVFSLGVASGDPLPDGVVLWTRLAPDPLNGGGMPDRVVPVEWQVAEDHRFRKLVRRGTAQARPEYGHSVHVDVRGLRADRTYWYRFRTSGQLSPAGRTRTAPHPYSAGGSLRMALASCQNWQHGYFTPYADMLDQDPDVVVFVGDYIYESTPSATALRRHEGTGEPFSLVQYRNRYAQYRTDPDLAAMHANAPFVVSFDDHEVDNDFAGEIPQDPDKQPHDAFVARLTAAYQAFYEHMPVRATAVPNGPHIRMYRRLEFGRLARLNVLDTRQYRSDQATSQEGAQDPSLTMLGARQKQWLMNGLQDSPARWNLIASQIMMAETDLKVGEGKLWFYDAWDGYQAERNRFLKEFKQVRNPVVLSGDRHLTMISDLKEDYADPDSAVVGAEFVGTSISSNGDQDQAAFRREWDPRRPDNPHWKLLDAHRGYHLFDIRRAGIDAQVRVVDTVRQPTATPSTLARLRVEAGRPGVEVV comes from the coding sequence ATGACCGGAGCAGTATCCCCCGACCGACGCCGCTTTCTGACCGCCGGTGCCGCGGCGCTCGGCGCCGCGGCCTCCGCCCAGCTGTGGGTCCCGGCCGCCGCCCGTGCGGCCGAGACACCGCTGCCCGACGGGGTGTTCAGCCTCGGCGTCGCCTCCGGGGACCCGCTGCCGGACGGCGTCGTGCTGTGGACCCGGCTCGCCCCGGACCCGCTGAACGGCGGCGGGATGCCCGACCGCGTGGTGCCGGTGGAGTGGCAGGTCGCGGAGGACCACCGGTTCAGAAAGCTCGTCCGCCGGGGCACCGCCCAGGCCCGCCCCGAGTACGGGCACAGCGTTCACGTGGACGTACGCGGGCTGCGCGCGGACCGCACCTACTGGTACCGCTTCCGCACCAGCGGGCAGCTCTCGCCCGCCGGCCGCACCCGCACCGCCCCCCACCCCTACAGCGCCGGCGGCTCCCTGCGCATGGCGCTGGCCTCCTGCCAGAACTGGCAGCACGGCTATTTCACGCCGTACGCCGACATGCTCGACCAGGACCCGGACGTCGTGGTGTTCGTCGGCGACTACATCTACGAGTCCACGCCCTCGGCGACGGCCCTGCGGCGGCACGAGGGCACCGGCGAGCCGTTCAGCCTCGTCCAATACCGCAACCGGTACGCCCAGTACCGCACCGACCCGGACCTCGCGGCGATGCACGCGAACGCGCCCTTCGTGGTGAGCTTCGACGACCACGAGGTGGACAACGACTTCGCCGGCGAGATCCCGCAGGACCCGGACAAGCAGCCGCACGACGCGTTCGTGGCCCGGCTGACCGCGGCCTACCAGGCGTTCTACGAGCACATGCCGGTCCGTGCCACCGCCGTGCCGAACGGACCGCACATCCGGATGTACCGCCGCCTGGAGTTCGGCCGCCTGGCCCGCCTCAACGTCCTGGACACCCGGCAGTACCGCAGCGACCAGGCCACCAGCCAGGAAGGCGCCCAGGACCCGTCGCTGACCATGCTGGGCGCGCGGCAGAAGCAGTGGCTGATGAACGGGCTCCAGGACTCGCCCGCCCGCTGGAACCTCATCGCCTCCCAGATCATGATGGCCGAGACGGACCTCAAGGTCGGCGAGGGCAAGCTCTGGTTCTACGACGCCTGGGACGGCTACCAGGCCGAACGCAACCGGTTCCTCAAGGAGTTCAAGCAGGTCCGCAACCCGGTCGTGCTCTCCGGCGACCGGCACCTGACGATGATCAGCGACCTCAAGGAGGACTACGCCGACCCGGACTCCGCGGTCGTCGGCGCCGAGTTCGTCGGCACCTCCATCTCCAGCAACGGCGACCAGGACCAGGCGGCCTTCCGCAGGGAGTGGGACCCGCGGCGGCCGGACAACCCGCACTGGAAGCTGCTCGACGCGCACCGCGGCTACCACCTCTTCGACATCCGCCGGGCCGGCATCGACGCGCAGGTGCGGGTGGTCGACACCGTGCGGCAGCCGACGGCGACGCCGAGCACCCTGGCCCGCCTGCGGGTCGAGGCGGGCCGCCCGGGCGTCGAGGTCGTCTGA
- the rpmA gene encoding 50S ribosomal protein L27, with amino-acid sequence MAHKKGASSTRNGRDSNAQRLGVKRFGGQVVNAGEILVRQRGTHFHPGAGVGRGGDDTLFALQAGSVQFGTHRGRKVVNIVPVA; translated from the coding sequence ATGGCACACAAGAAGGGCGCATCGTCCACTCGGAACGGTCGCGACTCCAATGCCCAGCGGCTCGGCGTGAAGCGCTTCGGCGGTCAGGTCGTCAACGCTGGTGAGATCCTGGTCCGTCAGCGCGGCACCCACTTCCACCCGGGTGCGGGCGTCGGCCGTGGCGGCGACGACACGCTGTTCGCGCTGCAGGCCGGTTCGGTGCAGTTCGGCACCCACCGTGGCCGCAAGGTCGTGAACATCGTTCCGGTCGCCTGA
- a CDS encoding FG-GAP-like repeat-containing protein yields the protein MSKRRLGRTVAAAVAVVAAVTTPAIAHAEPAARSAAESTAAKLHDDFNGDGYPDLAVAAPSATVGGKKGAGYVAVVYGSANGLNVTTRQVLSQSTAGVPGSPETDDAFGSALTTADLDRDGYADLVVGVGREDTADGGAESGLVEVLWGGPKGLSGGAVLATGKAYDGLGGQGRLTVGDVNGDGAGDLVTVENQFDLRVLNGPFSRDGVTERGGQLVRDEFDSRVLDLATGDINGDGIADVAATENDGDEFDARRVVYWPGGEQGLSPYTTVPGADGHRLQGGENLDVGDIDRDGFDDIVVGRAVDGYDSDLDNPAVRGGRVTWIPGGPDGADGTRARHLNQDSPGVPGSAEKGDGFGTDVQIADVTGDGHPDVVTGLPGEDLGAVSDAGAVVVLRGTADGLTGSGAQVVTQNTSGVPGTAETADVFGKAVHLADANGDGLADLAAGAPGENGNAGSVWYFRSGPTTVVSPNGTTAFGNTLLGTTASGARLGTGFAY from the coding sequence ATGAGCAAGCGCAGACTCGGCCGAACGGTCGCGGCGGCCGTCGCCGTCGTCGCGGCCGTCACCACCCCGGCGATCGCGCACGCCGAGCCCGCCGCCCGGTCCGCCGCCGAGTCCACCGCGGCGAAGCTCCACGACGACTTCAACGGCGACGGCTACCCCGACCTCGCGGTGGCCGCCCCGAGCGCGACCGTCGGCGGCAAGAAGGGCGCCGGCTACGTCGCCGTCGTCTACGGCTCCGCGAACGGGCTGAACGTCACGACGCGGCAGGTCCTCAGCCAGAGCACGGCCGGTGTGCCCGGCAGCCCCGAGACGGACGACGCCTTCGGCAGCGCGCTCACCACCGCGGACCTCGACCGCGACGGGTACGCGGACCTGGTTGTCGGCGTGGGCCGCGAGGACACCGCCGACGGCGGCGCCGAGTCCGGGCTCGTCGAGGTCCTGTGGGGCGGTCCGAAGGGCCTGTCCGGCGGTGCCGTCCTGGCCACCGGGAAGGCGTACGACGGGCTCGGCGGCCAGGGGCGCCTGACCGTCGGCGATGTGAACGGCGACGGTGCCGGGGACCTGGTGACCGTGGAGAACCAGTTCGACCTGCGCGTGCTGAACGGCCCGTTCTCCCGGGACGGCGTCACGGAGCGCGGCGGGCAGCTCGTGCGGGACGAGTTCGACAGCCGCGTTCTCGACCTGGCCACCGGTGACATCAACGGCGACGGCATCGCCGACGTCGCCGCCACCGAGAACGACGGCGACGAGTTCGACGCCCGCCGGGTCGTGTACTGGCCGGGCGGCGAGCAGGGGCTCTCCCCGTACACCACCGTGCCGGGCGCTGACGGCCACCGGCTCCAGGGCGGTGAGAACCTCGACGTCGGGGACATCGACCGGGACGGCTTCGACGACATCGTGGTCGGTCGGGCCGTCGACGGGTACGACAGCGACCTCGACAACCCCGCCGTCAGGGGCGGCCGGGTCACCTGGATCCCGGGCGGCCCGGACGGCGCCGACGGCACCAGGGCCCGGCACCTCAACCAGGACAGCCCCGGCGTGCCCGGCTCCGCCGAGAAGGGCGACGGCTTCGGGACGGACGTCCAGATCGCCGACGTCACCGGCGACGGCCACCCGGACGTGGTGACCGGCCTGCCCGGCGAGGACCTGGGCGCGGTGTCCGACGCGGGCGCGGTCGTCGTCCTGCGCGGCACCGCGGACGGGCTCACCGGCAGCGGAGCCCAGGTGGTCACGCAGAACACGTCCGGCGTGCCGGGTACCGCCGAGACGGCCGACGTGTTCGGCAAGGCCGTGCACCTCGCGGACGCGAACGGCGACGGCCTGGCCGACCTGGCCGCCGGCGCGCCGGGGGAGAACGGCAACGCCGGGTCCGTGTGGTACTTCCGGTCCGGCCCCACGACCGTCGTCAGCCCCAACGGCACCACGGCCTTCGGCAACACGCTCCTCGGTACGACCGCCTCAGGCGCCCGGCTCGGCACCGGTTTCGCATACTGA
- the obgE gene encoding GTPase ObgE — protein sequence MTTFVDRVELHVAAGNGGHGCASVHREKFKPLGGPDGGNGGRGGDVILTVDQSVTTLLDYHHSPHRKATNGKPGEGGNRFGKDGQDLVLPVPDGTVVLDKAGNVLADLVGHGTSFVAAQGGRGGLGNAALASARRKAPGFALLGEPGDVRDVVLELKTVADVALVGYPSAGKSSLISVLSAAKPKIADYPFTTLVPNLGVVTAGSTVYTIADVPGLIPGASQGKGLGLEFLRHVERCSVLVHVLDTATLESDRDPVSDLDVIEEELRQYGGLDKRPRIVVLNKIDVPDGKDLADMVRPDLEARGYRVFEVSAVAHTGLKELSYALADLVAKARAAKPKEEATRIVIRPKAVDDTGFTVTREADGLFRVRGEKPERWVRQTDFNNDEAVGYLADRLNRLGVEEELMKAGARSGDGVAIGPEENAVVFDWEPSVMAGAEMLGRRGEDHRLDEARPAAQRRRDRQAERDEAQREFDDFEPF from the coding sequence ATGACCACCTTCGTGGACCGCGTCGAGCTGCATGTCGCCGCGGGTAACGGAGGCCACGGCTGTGCCTCCGTCCACCGTGAGAAGTTCAAGCCGCTGGGCGGCCCGGACGGCGGCAACGGCGGCCGCGGCGGGGACGTGATCCTCACCGTCGACCAGTCCGTCACCACGCTGCTCGACTACCACCACTCCCCGCACCGCAAGGCCACCAACGGCAAGCCCGGCGAGGGCGGCAACCGTTTCGGCAAGGACGGGCAGGACCTGGTCCTGCCGGTGCCGGACGGCACGGTCGTGCTGGACAAGGCGGGCAACGTCCTCGCGGACCTGGTCGGGCACGGCACGTCCTTCGTGGCCGCGCAGGGCGGCCGGGGCGGGCTCGGCAACGCGGCGCTGGCCTCCGCGCGGCGCAAGGCGCCCGGCTTCGCGCTGCTCGGCGAGCCGGGGGACGTCCGGGACGTCGTCCTGGAGCTGAAGACGGTCGCCGACGTGGCGCTCGTCGGCTACCCGAGCGCGGGCAAGTCGTCCCTGATCTCGGTGCTGAGCGCCGCCAAGCCGAAGATCGCCGACTACCCCTTCACCACGCTGGTGCCGAACCTCGGTGTCGTCACTGCCGGTTCGACGGTCTACACGATCGCCGACGTGCCCGGGCTGATCCCGGGAGCCAGCCAGGGCAAGGGCCTGGGGCTGGAGTTCCTGCGGCACGTGGAGCGGTGCAGCGTGCTGGTGCACGTCCTGGACACCGCCACGCTGGAGTCGGACCGCGACCCGGTCTCCGACCTCGACGTCATCGAGGAGGAGCTGCGGCAGTACGGCGGTCTGGACAAGCGTCCGCGGATCGTCGTCCTGAACAAGATCGACGTACCGGACGGCAAGGACCTGGCCGACATGGTGCGACCCGACCTGGAGGCCCGCGGGTACCGCGTGTTCGAGGTGTCGGCCGTGGCGCACACGGGTCTGAAGGAGCTGTCGTACGCGCTCGCGGACCTCGTCGCGAAGGCGCGGGCCGCGAAGCCGAAGGAAGAGGCCACGCGGATCGTCATCCGGCCCAAGGCCGTGGACGACACGGGCTTCACCGTGACGCGCGAGGCCGACGGGCTGTTCCGGGTGCGCGGCGAGAAGCCCGAGCGGTGGGTGCGGCAGACCGACTTCAACAACGACGAGGCGGTCGGCTACCTCGCGGACCGGCTCAACCGGCTCGGTGTCGAGGAAGAGCTGATGAAGGCGGGGGCCCGCAGCGGTGACGGCGTCGCCATCGGCCCGGAGGAGAACGCCGTGGTCTTCGACTGGGAGCCGTCCGTGATGGCCGGAGCCGAGATGCTCGGCCGGCGCGGTGAGGACCACCGGCTGGACGAGGCGCGGCCGGCCGCGCAGCGCCGCAGGGACCGGCAGGCCGAGCGGGACGAGGCGCAGCGGGAGTTCGACGACTTCGAGCCGTTCTGA
- a CDS encoding glycosyltransferase, which yields MTVAQPDVSVIIGAYEAMPYLIECLASVEAQTLDPERIEVIAVDDGSTDGTGEYLEEFAQRAPMHVLVVRQENSGGPSGPRNVGLAKASGRYVFFLDADDRLGPEALERMVAMADRAGTDVVLGKVEGVNRSAPKSMWGKTVERTDVFSSNIKFTLSAQKLFRRALLERHGMRFDESLFTGEDALFTMEAYLRADGVSVVADHTCYYLVGRDDGKHVTKSGSYTLRFDSARALMKLIAEHLPAGGRRDQLMVRPFLVTLLPQFGPKFLTDSEEIRRHKFELAKPLMDAYWTEGVAQRLKVHERLRLHLVAEQRPELLLDVVKFVKAKKQAAALLEKKGRRVYLVYPHFRDKAAGIPDSVYLAEPREARAFPGYREGGVDTFMRRAVRKARRVLTSREVRPAA from the coding sequence GTGACCGTTGCGCAGCCTGATGTGAGCGTGATCATCGGGGCGTACGAAGCGATGCCGTACCTGATCGAGTGCCTCGCGTCCGTAGAGGCGCAGACCCTCGATCCGGAGCGCATCGAGGTCATCGCGGTGGACGACGGATCGACGGACGGCACAGGGGAGTACCTGGAGGAGTTCGCCCAGCGGGCTCCCATGCACGTCCTGGTGGTCCGTCAGGAGAACTCCGGCGGCCCCAGCGGCCCGCGCAACGTCGGCCTGGCCAAGGCCAGCGGGCGTTACGTCTTCTTCCTCGACGCCGACGACCGGCTGGGCCCCGAGGCCCTGGAGCGGATGGTCGCCATGGCCGACCGCGCCGGCACGGACGTCGTCCTCGGCAAGGTCGAGGGCGTCAACCGCTCCGCGCCGAAGTCCATGTGGGGCAAGACGGTGGAGCGGACGGACGTCTTCTCCTCCAACATCAAGTTCACGCTCAGCGCGCAGAAGCTGTTCCGCCGCGCGTTGCTCGAGCGGCACGGGATGCGGTTCGACGAGTCGCTGTTCACGGGCGAGGACGCGCTGTTCACCATGGAGGCGTACCTGCGGGCGGACGGCGTCTCCGTCGTCGCCGACCACACCTGCTACTACCTGGTGGGCCGTGACGACGGCAAGCACGTGACCAAGAGCGGCAGTTACACGCTGCGCTTCGACTCCGCGCGCGCCCTGATGAAGCTCATCGCCGAGCACCTCCCGGCGGGCGGCCGGCGCGACCAGCTGATGGTCCGGCCCTTCCTCGTGACCCTGCTGCCGCAGTTCGGGCCCAAGTTCCTGACGGACAGCGAGGAGATCCGCCGGCACAAGTTCGAGCTGGCCAAGCCGCTGATGGACGCGTACTGGACGGAGGGCGTCGCCCAGCGCCTCAAGGTCCACGAGCGGCTGCGTCTGCACCTGGTCGCCGAGCAGCGCCCCGAACTGCTGCTGGACGTCGTGAAGTTCGTCAAGGCGAAGAAGCAGGCGGCGGCCCTCCTGGAGAAGAAGGGCCGCCGGGTCTACCTCGTCTACCCGCACTTCCGCGACAAGGCCGCGGGCATCCCCGACTCGGTCTACCTCGCCGAGCCACGCGAGGCACGAGCCTTCCCGGGCTACCGCGAGGGCGGCGTGGACACGTTCATGCGACGGGCTGTGCGCAAGGCACGGCGCGTGCTGACCTCGCGCGAGGTGCGGCCGGCGGCGTGA